A genomic stretch from Alphaproteobacteria bacterium includes:
- a CDS encoding UDP-N-acetylmuramoyl-L-alanyl-D-glutamate--2,6-diaminopimelate ligase — translation MILNDLVHHIGQGVIDKQFLNIGTLPFTGLSQDSRLVKKGDVFVVIPCDQAKTHVLDAVKAGAIALIAESDVAEAMQGKVPVPILSVTSSRKALTQAASLLYPKQPEVIVAVTGTNGKSSVVTFVRQIWQKLGFSAVSLGTLGVDLSYQAKLKSDLVSTKLTTPDALSLHQNLDSLAQSNITHCVFEASSHGLDQYRLHDVKLSAAAFTNLSQDHLDYHETMEAYFEAKAKLFMDVLPPDKMAILNMDSPYFSSLKAMILGRGQKILSYGVEQPADLRAQNIHLTSDQIRFDLTIQDKTWAGLTLNLVGAFQVENVLCAVGLVLACGAPASKIVEALPYLCSAPGRMELVGKTYQGSSIFIDYAHTPDALSRALEALRKHVANDGRLKVVFGCGGNRDASKRALMGEIAQKLADDIYVTDDNPRDEDPAFIRAQILVNCPRAQEIGDRRQAMRTAMHTMQPHDVLLIAGKGHEQGQIIGDRIIPFDDRTEVQAILKEGLKV, via the coding sequence ATGATACTGAATGACCTTGTGCACCATATCGGGCAAGGCGTGATTGATAAACAGTTCCTAAATATTGGCACTCTTCCCTTTACAGGACTATCTCAAGATTCGCGTCTCGTCAAAAAGGGAGATGTATTTGTCGTTATTCCTTGTGATCAAGCCAAAACCCATGTTTTGGATGCAGTAAAAGCGGGGGCAATAGCCCTAATTGCGGAATCAGATGTTGCTGAGGCAATGCAAGGTAAAGTGCCTGTACCCATTTTGAGTGTGACTTCATCACGCAAGGCTTTAACTCAAGCTGCTTCCTTACTATATCCTAAGCAGCCTGAAGTCATTGTGGCAGTTACGGGTACAAATGGAAAAAGTTCAGTAGTGACTTTCGTGCGCCAAATATGGCAAAAGTTGGGATTCTCTGCTGTGAGTTTAGGAACTTTGGGAGTTGATCTTTCTTATCAAGCCAAATTGAAGAGTGATCTTGTTTCGACAAAATTAACCACTCCAGATGCATTATCTCTTCATCAAAATCTCGATTCACTTGCTCAATCTAACATTACTCACTGTGTATTTGAAGCTTCGAGTCATGGACTGGATCAATACAGACTTCATGACGTTAAATTATCTGCAGCTGCTTTTACGAATTTAAGCCAAGATCACTTAGATTATCATGAGACGATGGAAGCTTATTTTGAAGCAAAAGCAAAATTATTCATGGATGTTTTACCCCCAGATAAAATGGCCATTCTCAATATGGATTCCCCCTATTTTTCATCGTTAAAAGCCATGATTTTAGGGCGGGGACAGAAAATCCTCAGTTATGGAGTGGAGCAACCTGCTGATTTAAGGGCGCAGAATATACACCTTACCTCAGATCAAATCCGATTTGATTTAACAATTCAAGACAAAACTTGGGCTGGGCTTACCTTAAATTTGGTTGGCGCTTTCCAAGTTGAAAATGTTCTGTGCGCAGTTGGTTTGGTTCTTGCTTGTGGGGCGCCGGCTTCAAAAATTGTTGAAGCTCTGCCTTACTTATGTAGTGCGCCCGGCCGAATGGAATTGGTAGGAAAGACTTACCAGGGTAGTTCTATATTCATTGACTATGCCCATACACCAGATGCTTTGAGTCGAGCTTTAGAGGCATTACGTAAGCATGTAGCCAATGACGGTCGATTAAAAGTTGTTTTTGGTTGTGGTGGGAATCGCGATGCAAGTAAACGAGCTTTGATGGGTGAGATTGCGCAAAAATTAGCAGATGACATATATGTTACAGACGATAACCCGCGTGATGAAGATCCTGCCTTTATTCGAGCGCAGATTTTGGTGAATTGTCCTCGTGCGCAAGAAATTGGAGATCGTCGCCAAGCTATGCGAACGGCTATGCATACAATGCAACCACACGACGTTTTGTTGATTGCTGGTAAGGGGCATGAACAAGGTCAAATTATTGGCGATAGAATTATTCCTTTTGATGACCGCACAGAAGTTCAAGCTATTTTAAAAGAAGGATTAAAGGTCTAA
- a CDS encoding phospho-N-acetylmuramoyl-pentapeptide-transferase: MLYYFLFPHAGEIGFFNLFRYLTFRTGGAILTALIISFWLGQPVINWLKSKQGKGQPIREDGPETHLVTKKGTPTMGGSLILLALTLSTLLWADLSNAYVWIVLAVTLGFGVLGARDDYLKLTRQSSKGLSAQRKILGQLLISGIATYFIVQLSNESLAGAVAVPIFKDYLIHLGLFFYVFSMFVMVGASNAVNLTDGLDGLAIVPVMIAMACFCLISYLVGNAFFANYLQLHYVPHAGEIAVFGGGLIGSGLGFLWFNAPPAKVFMGDTGSLAAGGSLGVISVITKHELVLTIIGGLFVIEAVSVILQVGYYKLTKKRIFLMAPIHHHFEKKGWPEPTVVVRFWIIASILALIGLSTLKLR; encoded by the coding sequence ATGCTATATTATTTTCTATTTCCCCACGCTGGAGAAATTGGTTTTTTTAACCTTTTTAGGTATTTAACATTTCGTACCGGCGGGGCAATTTTAACAGCCTTAATCATAAGTTTTTGGTTGGGTCAGCCCGTTATTAACTGGTTAAAAAGTAAGCAAGGTAAAGGTCAACCCATAAGGGAGGACGGACCTGAAACTCACTTGGTTACGAAAAAGGGAACGCCAACGATGGGGGGAAGCCTGATTTTGTTGGCTTTGACTTTAAGTACACTCTTATGGGCTGATCTATCCAATGCGTATGTATGGATTGTTTTAGCTGTAACTCTCGGTTTCGGGGTGTTGGGGGCGCGAGATGACTATTTAAAGCTTACACGACAGAGTAGTAAGGGATTATCCGCTCAACGAAAGATACTGGGCCAACTTCTTATTTCTGGCATTGCAACTTATTTTATTGTTCAGCTGTCCAATGAGAGTTTGGCAGGGGCTGTTGCCGTTCCCATTTTTAAAGATTATTTAATTCATTTGGGTTTATTTTTCTATGTTTTTTCAATGTTTGTGATGGTGGGAGCTTCTAATGCTGTGAATTTAACCGATGGATTAGATGGCCTCGCCATTGTGCCTGTCATGATTGCAATGGCTTGCTTCTGTTTAATATCCTACCTTGTCGGCAATGCTTTTTTTGCTAATTATTTGCAGTTGCACTATGTGCCTCATGCGGGAGAAATAGCCGTTTTTGGGGGAGGGCTAATTGGTTCTGGCCTTGGATTCTTATGGTTTAATGCGCCCCCAGCGAAGGTTTTTATGGGAGATACGGGGTCACTTGCTGCGGGAGGGTCTCTGGGAGTTATCAGTGTTATTACTAAGCATGAGCTGGTCTTGACGATTATCGGTGGATTGTTTGTTATTGAAGCCGTATCTGTTATATTGCAAGTTGGTTATTATAAATTAACAAAAAAGCGGATTTTCTTGATGGCTCCTATCCATCATCACTTTGAAAAGAAAGGTTGGCCAGAACCAACTGTTGTGGTGAGATTTTGGATCATTGCTAGCATCCTAGCCCTCATTGGTTTGTCGACATTGAAATTGCGGTAA
- a CDS encoding penicillin-binding protein 2 yields the protein MKHFMAEPLRVLSKHLGLWHQVMRDRNVLETAKNRSLVAGAAFCVVFLLIFVRLADVMVIRSLWISPESDTPRLGVAAATAGARADILDRNGEILATHLVTASVYANPKVIINAEEAAAKLSGLIPELDYKSVLRKLSSGRKGFVWVVRHIPPKLQQSINQLGIPGIYLQRDERRVYPYGALVSHVLGYCGIDNNGLAGIEKYFDGRLTGTQDPMMLSIDMRVQHIVHDELSKAVHEFEAEGGSAMVMEIKTGEILSMVSLPDYDPNLPNQNQIGANFNRNTLGTYESGSIFKIFNTAIALETGTASLKSLYDATLPIRVGRFQITDFKGKKRVLDVREVFIHSSNIGSAKMALQFGGAVQKQYLDRFGLLKAPTLELPEIGSPLVPKIWRPVTTMTVAYGYGITASPLQSMVAVAGIVNDGWLRPATLLKRDPASMPEPIRIVSSQTSRTLRDLMRMVVTEGTAKTANVPGYEVMGKTGSAHKMAGRGYADKAKLTSFIGVFPKSDPQYIVLLFLDNPKPTIKTHGYATGGWNAAPTGGRIIARMAPLLGVVPVMDGEAGETMAPQMNLTPVNHVQEDDIHDTE from the coding sequence ATGAAACATTTCATGGCCGAACCTTTACGTGTCTTGTCAAAGCACTTAGGACTCTGGCACCAAGTTATGAGAGATCGTAACGTCCTCGAAACAGCAAAAAATCGATCATTAGTTGCAGGAGCCGCCTTTTGTGTGGTTTTTTTACTTATATTTGTCAGATTAGCAGATGTTATGGTGATCCGCTCACTTTGGATATCTCCGGAAAGTGATACCCCCCGACTTGGTGTCGCTGCTGCAACGGCAGGAGCGCGCGCTGACATTTTAGATCGGAATGGGGAAATCTTAGCAACGCATTTAGTTACCGCTTCCGTTTATGCAAATCCTAAGGTTATTATCAATGCAGAAGAAGCCGCAGCCAAATTATCTGGCCTTATTCCAGAACTTGACTATAAGAGTGTTTTAAGAAAACTTTCTTCTGGTAGAAAAGGCTTTGTTTGGGTTGTCCGCCATATTCCCCCTAAACTTCAGCAGTCCATTAATCAACTTGGGATTCCGGGAATTTATTTGCAACGGGATGAGAGACGTGTTTACCCCTATGGAGCTCTTGTATCTCACGTTCTTGGATATTGCGGTATTGACAACAATGGACTTGCAGGAATTGAAAAGTATTTTGATGGCCGCTTGACGGGCACTCAAGATCCAATGATGTTATCGATAGATATGCGTGTTCAACATATTGTCCACGATGAGCTTTCTAAGGCAGTCCATGAGTTTGAAGCTGAAGGCGGCAGCGCGATGGTTATGGAAATTAAGACAGGTGAAATTCTTTCAATGGTTTCATTGCCTGATTATGATCCAAATTTGCCGAATCAAAATCAAATTGGAGCCAATTTTAACCGCAATACTTTGGGAACTTACGAGTCCGGCTCAATATTTAAAATATTTAATACGGCCATCGCTCTTGAAACAGGAACGGCTTCTTTAAAAAGTCTTTATGATGCAACATTGCCCATTCGTGTGGGTCGTTTTCAAATTACAGATTTTAAAGGTAAAAAGCGCGTTCTAGATGTCCGGGAAGTCTTTATCCATTCTTCGAATATTGGTTCCGCTAAAATGGCCTTACAATTTGGCGGCGCCGTTCAAAAACAATATTTAGATAGATTTGGTTTATTAAAGGCGCCGACTCTAGAACTTCCAGAAATTGGATCTCCTCTTGTGCCAAAAATATGGCGCCCTGTCACAACAATGACTGTAGCTTATGGGTATGGGATTACGGCAAGCCCCTTGCAATCTATGGTTGCGGTGGCTGGAATTGTTAACGATGGGTGGCTGAGACCGGCAACCCTCTTGAAAAGAGATCCTGCATCTATGCCTGAGCCAATACGTATTGTGTCTTCACAGACGTCCCGCACCTTACGAGACCTCATGCGTATGGTTGTCACAGAAGGAACAGCAAAAACGGCAAATGTGCCAGGCTATGAGGTTATGGGAAAGACTGGATCAGCTCATAAAATGGCTGGGCGTGGGTATGCGGACAAGGCAAAGTTGACTTCCTTTATTGGGGTCTTCCCAAAAAGTGATCCACAGTATATTGTCTTATTGTTTTTGGATAATCCAAAACCAACAATAAAAACCCATGGTTATGCAACTGGGGGATGGAATGCGGCTCCAACTGGGGGGCGCATAATCGCCCGAATGGCACCATTATTGGGCGTTGTCCCAGTTATGGATGGAGAGGCAGGAGAGACGATGGCACCTCAAATGAATTTAACACCCGTAAATCACGTTCAGGAAGATGATATTCATGATACTGAATGA
- the murF gene encoding UDP-N-acetylmuramoyl-tripeptide--D-alanyl-D-alanine ligase has protein sequence MGSRGIELWTNQEIALALSLPNEPLMWSATGLSIDTRTLKPGDIYLAIKGDAHDGHQFVNQAFEKGAVAAIVDHKINASANAPQIIVSDTLKALTLLGAFARQRTRATIVAVTGSVGKTSTKELLRHVLQSEGKTFASPASYNNHWGVPLSLATMPRDSQYGIFEIGMNHPGEIAPLASLVCPHIGVITAITDAHIGYMQSRQIIAQEKADIFSAATAPNLAIINLDVPEFDIIFDRISQYGTSQLVGFGKSEKATVRLVDYFPDATGLKGIVTAKMGGQQVTYTLPQAGEHVAMNSLIALAIGEALGLDQSQLIQRLETLPLIQGRGEYHSITIPGGEFLLIDDAYNANLASMQAGLSVLAKIPVFSQGRRLVVLGEMLELGDQAEDQHQKLMSTVLSHPIDLVFASGGPIIEAAFKEYIPPEKAGGYASNSEKLADIVIKAVQPGDILFVKGSKGSRVSKIVDRLILQKNL, from the coding sequence ATGGGTTCGCGAGGTATAGAGCTCTGGACAAATCAGGAAATTGCCCTGGCGCTTTCTCTTCCCAATGAACCTTTGATGTGGAGTGCGACCGGTCTCTCAATTGATACGCGCACTCTAAAGCCCGGGGATATTTATTTAGCCATTAAGGGAGATGCTCATGATGGCCATCAATTTGTGAATCAAGCTTTTGAAAAAGGTGCTGTTGCAGCAATTGTAGATCATAAGATTAATGCAAGTGCCAATGCTCCCCAGATTATTGTTTCAGATACTTTAAAAGCCCTCACTCTCTTGGGGGCATTTGCGAGGCAACGGACCCGTGCAACGATCGTTGCTGTGACGGGAAGCGTTGGAAAAACGAGCACAAAAGAACTTTTACGGCATGTCTTGCAAAGTGAAGGGAAAACATTTGCCTCTCCCGCCAGCTATAACAATCATTGGGGTGTTCCGCTCAGTTTGGCGACAATGCCACGGGATAGTCAGTATGGAATATTTGAAATTGGGATGAATCATCCGGGGGAAATTGCTCCGCTTGCCTCTCTTGTTTGCCCGCATATTGGTGTTATTACAGCTATCACTGATGCTCATATAGGATATATGCAATCACGTCAGATTATAGCACAAGAAAAAGCAGACATTTTTTCGGCAGCTACGGCTCCAAATTTAGCAATTATCAATTTGGATGTTCCTGAATTCGATATTATCTTCGATCGAATTAGTCAATATGGGACGTCTCAACTTGTGGGGTTTGGCAAATCAGAAAAAGCCACAGTTCGTCTGGTGGATTACTTTCCGGATGCTACAGGATTAAAAGGGATTGTGACCGCGAAAATGGGGGGACAACAGGTTACATATACGCTGCCTCAGGCTGGAGAGCATGTGGCCATGAACAGTTTGATAGCGCTTGCCATAGGAGAGGCTTTAGGGTTAGATCAGAGTCAGCTCATTCAACGATTGGAGACACTTCCTCTTATACAAGGAAGGGGTGAATATCACTCCATTACCATTCCGGGTGGTGAGTTTTTGCTAATAGATGATGCTTATAATGCAAATTTAGCCTCAATGCAGGCGGGGTTATCGGTGCTCGCAAAAATTCCTGTTTTCTCCCAAGGGCGCCGTCTGGTTGTTTTGGGCGAGATGTTGGAGCTTGGAGATCAAGCCGAAGATCAACATCAGAAGTTGATGAGTACAGTTTTATCTCATCCGATTGATTTGGTTTTTGCATCCGGCGGGCCAATTATTGAAGCGGCCTTTAAGGAATATATTCCCCCTGAAAAGGCTGGGGGGTATGCATCAAATTCGGAAAAGTTAGCCGATATTGTGATCAAGGCTGTGCAACCTGGAGACATCCTTTTTGTAAAAGGGTCAAAAGGAAGTCGGGTGAGCAAAATCGTTGATAGACTCATTTTACAAAAAAATCTCTAA
- a CDS encoding UDP-N-acetylmuramoyl-L-alanine--D-glutamate ligase, translating to MVVSTWFPVAGKTYVVLGLARSGLSAVKWLKARGAIALVTDDDSTKVAEAVALGGEALATPIPWGEVSALVQSPGVPLWKPTPHSITAEARTHNIPIIGDGDLFRLAHPSATFVGITGTNGKSTTTALIGHVLKECGVDCQVGGNIGTPMLALPEAQTYVLELSSYQLDLSDSLDLHIAAWLNISPDHLDRHGSLENYIEAKKKLFKTRGDSQTAIIGVDDDYSKSVWREISGLISVTPISINQSLEGGIYVEDGWLVDRGQQVLDLESLPTLKGRHNFQNVAIAYGVCCALGLENSEISQAIKTFPGLAHRQEFVRTIKGIAFVNDSKGTNADATAKALASFDRIYWIAGGKAKEEGIDSLSPYFPKIVHTFLIGDAQDRFANTLEHQVPFTKSGTLEQAVADSYRLALSDSFENSVILLSPACASFDQFEDFEHRGKVFCQLVQSLEA from the coding sequence GTGGTTGTGAGTACTTGGTTTCCTGTCGCCGGTAAGACATACGTCGTATTGGGTTTAGCTCGTTCGGGTCTTTCAGCGGTAAAATGGTTGAAAGCAAGGGGTGCTATTGCCCTTGTTACAGATGATGATTCGACCAAAGTAGCCGAAGCCGTAGCATTAGGGGGCGAAGCTCTCGCCACACCTATTCCCTGGGGTGAAGTATCAGCGCTTGTTCAAAGTCCTGGTGTTCCGTTATGGAAACCAACACCTCACTCTATTACGGCAGAAGCTCGTACCCATAATATACCTATTATCGGCGATGGAGATTTGTTTCGGCTTGCCCATCCAAGCGCCACTTTTGTAGGCATTACGGGTACGAATGGCAAGTCGACAACAACGGCTTTAATTGGTCACGTTCTTAAAGAGTGTGGAGTAGATTGCCAAGTGGGTGGGAATATTGGAACACCAATGTTAGCCCTACCTGAGGCCCAAACTTATGTTCTTGAATTATCTTCATACCAACTCGATTTAAGTGACTCTCTAGATTTACATATAGCAGCGTGGTTGAATATCTCCCCAGATCATCTAGACCGTCATGGTTCTCTTGAAAATTACATTGAAGCCAAGAAGAAGTTGTTTAAAACAAGAGGGGACTCTCAAACCGCCATCATTGGGGTTGATGATGATTATTCTAAATCTGTATGGCGAGAGATTTCAGGTCTGATAAGTGTCACCCCAATCTCCATCAATCAATCCCTTGAAGGAGGCATTTATGTTGAAGATGGGTGGTTAGTGGACCGAGGTCAACAAGTGCTAGATCTTGAATCCCTTCCCACGCTGAAGGGGAGACATAATTTCCAAAATGTTGCCATTGCTTATGGGGTTTGTTGTGCATTAGGGCTTGAAAATTCTGAAATCAGCCAAGCCATTAAAACCTTTCCTGGTCTAGCTCACCGCCAAGAATTTGTTCGGACAATAAAGGGTATTGCCTTTGTAAACGATAGTAAAGGAACGAATGCTGATGCAACCGCTAAAGCTCTTGCGTCGTTTGATAGAATTTATTGGATTGCGGGGGGAAAAGCCAAGGAAGAAGGTATTGATTCTTTATCGCCCTATTTCCCAAAAATTGTGCATACATTCTTAATTGGTGATGCCCAAGATAGATTTGCAAACACGTTAGAGCATCAGGTGCCGTTTACGAAGTCGGGAACATTGGAGCAAGCTGTAGCGGATTCTTATCGCTTAGCTTTAAGTGATTCTTTTGAAAATTCAGTCATATTGTTGTCTCCCGCTTGCGCTAGTTTTGACCAATTTGAAGATTTTGAGCACAGAGGGAAAGTATTTTGTCAGCTCGTTCAGTCCTTGGAGGCTTAA
- the ftsW gene encoding putative lipid II flippase FtsW encodes MSQNLGWKRRQKGVSQSPVEPKDLTDIPLLAEASTLKARKYTFSRRDTSILGRWWWTVDRWSLGAVTILMGIGILLSFAASPPVADRLNLGGFYFVKRHVIMIIPTFFVLIGTSLMTPRQTRRLATLVYLVGIGLLVFTITNGMEIKGARRWINFGNFSIQASEFVKPAFSVLVAWMLTERYRNPKFPGMLISCSLLGLFVLLLMLQPDLGMTVVTTASWIGQLFIAGMPLFWMGLVAALGVFGLIGAYFFFPHVARRIDQFLDPSTGDPKHDLYQVHQSLEAFMNGGLLGRGPGEGTVKKYIPDAHADFVFAVAGEEFGLIFCTIIVGLFAFIVARCFLRIMHENSLFVVLAVCGLIIQFGSQALVNMSSTLHIIPTKGMTMPFISYGGSSLLALAMSMGMVLALTRRRHGSAENL; translated from the coding sequence ATGAGTCAAAATTTGGGGTGGAAACGTCGGCAAAAAGGGGTGAGTCAGTCCCCTGTTGAACCGAAAGATCTCACGGATATTCCTCTTCTAGCGGAAGCCTCTACCCTAAAGGCAAGGAAGTACACATTCTCAAGGCGCGACACGAGTATTTTGGGTCGGTGGTGGTGGACAGTTGATCGATGGAGCTTAGGAGCCGTAACCATATTGATGGGCATTGGAATTCTCTTAAGTTTTGCCGCAAGCCCGCCGGTGGCCGATCGCTTAAATCTGGGGGGTTTTTATTTCGTAAAGCGTCATGTTATTATGATTATTCCCACATTTTTTGTTCTCATTGGGACGTCACTTATGACTCCTCGGCAAACCCGTCGACTGGCAACACTTGTTTATTTAGTGGGGATAGGTCTTCTGGTATTTACGATCACTAATGGGATGGAAATTAAGGGAGCTCGGCGGTGGATCAATTTTGGAAACTTCTCTATTCAAGCTTCTGAATTTGTTAAACCAGCATTTTCTGTTTTGGTGGCCTGGATGCTGACAGAACGGTATCGTAATCCTAAATTTCCAGGAATGTTGATATCTTGTAGTTTACTTGGGCTTTTTGTCTTACTTCTTATGTTGCAACCGGATTTGGGAATGACCGTTGTAACCACCGCTTCCTGGATTGGTCAACTTTTCATCGCGGGTATGCCTTTGTTCTGGATGGGTCTTGTCGCTGCTTTGGGCGTTTTTGGATTAATCGGGGCTTATTTTTTCTTCCCTCACGTTGCCAGACGTATTGATCAATTTTTGGATCCCTCAACCGGTGATCCTAAGCACGATCTTTATCAAGTTCACCAGTCTTTAGAAGCCTTTATGAATGGAGGACTTTTGGGACGGGGTCCTGGGGAGGGGACGGTAAAAAAATATATTCCTGATGCTCATGCTGACTTCGTTTTTGCTGTAGCTGGAGAAGAATTTGGCCTTATATTTTGTACAATTATTGTTGGGTTGTTTGCTTTTATCGTGGCTCGTTGTTTCTTGAGAATCATGCACGAAAATAGCCTTTTTGTTGTGTTGGCTGTATGTGGTCTTATTATTCAATTTGGAAGTCAAGCTCTTGTTAACATGTCTTCGACATTACACATTATTCCAACCAAAGGAATGACGATGCCGTTCATTAGTTATGGGGGGTCATCTCTATTGGCACTCGCGATGTCGATGGGTATGGTCCTTGCCTTAACAAGACGGCGTCACGGGTCAGCTGAAAATTTATAA